A window of the Candidatus Zymogenaceae bacterium genome harbors these coding sequences:
- a CDS encoding MBL fold metallo-hydrolase — protein sequence MNYGTLLETSDFGDVTQIRLARTLDENPLYTVCAYLVDGLLIDTGPAHTAGVLSDYLAEKTLRAAVNTHYHEDHVGANRLLSERFGIDIFARADAVSPIANPPAILSYQETVWGVPEGSAVLPLGDTIGTPRFSFDVVHTPGHSKGDVTLVERETGWCFSGDLISAPKPKTARREEDVPAMIASLRELSTHPAPALTLFTATGAVFENGRETLLAAAEYLERIGEEARALHREGCEPADIMHKLFGRETALKDLTEGDFSTENLIRSLLYLQK from the coding sequence GTGAATTACGGCACACTCCTTGAAACTTCAGACTTCGGAGACGTCACACAGATCAGGCTGGCCCGGACCCTGGACGAAAATCCCCTCTACACGGTGTGCGCCTACCTGGTGGACGGCCTGTTGATCGATACCGGCCCCGCCCACACCGCCGGTGTGCTTTCGGATTATCTGGCCGAAAAGACCCTCCGCGCGGCCGTCAATACCCACTACCACGAGGACCACGTGGGCGCCAACAGATTGCTTTCCGAGCGCTTCGGTATCGACATCTTCGCCCGCGCCGACGCCGTTTCCCCCATCGCGAATCCGCCGGCGATTCTCTCCTACCAGGAGACGGTGTGGGGTGTGCCGGAAGGAAGCGCCGTCCTCCCCCTGGGAGACACCATCGGCACCCCACGCTTTTCCTTCGATGTGGTACATACGCCGGGGCATTCAAAAGGAGACGTGACGCTGGTGGAAAGGGAAACCGGCTGGTGTTTTTCCGGCGATCTCATCAGTGCTCCCAAACCCAAAACCGCTCGGCGGGAGGAGGACGTGCCCGCCATGATCGCGTCCCTCAGAGAGCTTTCCACCCACCCCGCCCCCGCCCTCACCCTTTTCACGGCCACCGGCGCCGTCTTTGAAAACGGCCGGGAGACCCTCCTGGCGGCGGCGGAGTATCTCGAAAGGATCGGGGAAGAAGCCCGTGCCCTTCATCGGGAAGGATGTGAGCCCGCCGACATCATGCACAAACTGTTCGGCAGGGAAACCGCTCTAAAAGATCTCACCGAAGGAGACTTTTCCACCGAAAACCTGATTCGTTCACTGCTTTACTTGCAAAAATGA
- a CDS encoding AMP-binding protein gives MTSKKATGTLTVGNIIKVASVRFRDREAVYCAITGRRFTYGEMNRRTNSLANGLLGLGAKKKQVCAFLMYNRAEIVETYFALAKIGVLGIPLNYRLAPAEMAELMNFCDAEYLIFESAFTDTVAGIRGDLKKVKTFLCTGEDVPDFAGSYEELLSKSDDTEPDVDVSEEDYQYLNLTSGTTGLPKAYLLTQYNNATAGPLMAMAHDLCESDVILTVFPVFGRVGFAWSAMSMMVGAKNVLCQFGQTSMLQLIQEEKVTISNWVPTIASIVFSLPDYRDYDFSSLRGLVFAASPFPQSLQERVKRELCPNIYEFYGLQESGILTQIKPRDKDRKPGSVGLPHLGADVRVIDAQGRDCPPGEIGEIIGRGSAVTTGYFKNEEKTREMFKGGWFHTGDLGYFDDEGFLFLSGRMKDMIISGGQNVFAAEVEDVMISHEAVLDCAVIGLPDEKWGEAVTAVIIKDPNTDVSEEDLIEYARNKIAHFKAPKRIIFTDTIPRTPTGKVTKYVLVDQYAKKD, from the coding sequence ATGACGTCGAAAAAGGCCACTGGGACCCTGACCGTCGGTAACATCATCAAGGTCGCCTCGGTACGTTTTCGAGACCGGGAAGCGGTCTACTGCGCCATCACGGGAAGACGCTTCACCTACGGGGAGATGAATCGGCGGACCAACTCCCTGGCCAACGGGCTTCTGGGCCTGGGGGCGAAGAAGAAACAGGTCTGCGCCTTTTTGATGTACAACCGGGCCGAGATCGTGGAGACCTATTTCGCCCTGGCGAAAATCGGCGTGCTGGGCATTCCCCTCAACTATCGCCTGGCGCCGGCGGAGATGGCGGAGCTGATGAATTTCTGCGACGCCGAGTATCTTATTTTCGAGTCGGCGTTCACCGACACGGTGGCGGGCATCAGGGGGGACCTCAAGAAGGTGAAGACGTTTCTCTGTACCGGCGAAGACGTACCCGATTTCGCCGGGTCCTATGAGGAACTGCTTTCAAAATCCGACGATACGGAGCCGGATGTGGATGTGAGCGAGGAGGATTACCAGTATCTCAACCTCACCTCCGGCACCACCGGGCTTCCAAAGGCCTATCTCCTCACCCAATACAACAACGCCACCGCCGGGCCGCTCATGGCCATGGCCCATGACTTGTGTGAAAGCGACGTCATCCTGACGGTCTTTCCGGTGTTCGGTCGGGTGGGATTCGCCTGGAGTGCCATGTCCATGATGGTGGGCGCCAAGAACGTGTTGTGCCAGTTCGGCCAGACCAGCATGCTTCAACTCATCCAGGAGGAAAAGGTCACCATCAGCAACTGGGTGCCGACGATCGCGTCAATTGTGTTCAGCCTGCCGGACTACAGGGACTATGACTTCTCAAGCCTCCGGGGCCTGGTATTCGCCGCGTCTCCCTTCCCCCAAAGCCTCCAGGAGCGGGTCAAGCGTGAGCTGTGTCCCAATATCTACGAGTTTTACGGGCTCCAGGAGAGCGGCATTCTGACCCAGATAAAACCGAGGGACAAGGACCGAAAGCCCGGCTCTGTGGGACTGCCCCACCTGGGTGCGGACGTTCGGGTGATCGACGCCCAGGGGAGGGACTGTCCCCCGGGTGAGATCGGCGAGATCATCGGCCGGGGGAGCGCCGTGACCACCGGGTATTTCAAGAATGAGGAAAAGACCCGGGAGATGTTTAAAGGCGGATGGTTTCATACCGGGGATTTGGGCTACTTCGATGACGAGGGCTTTTTGTTTCTCTCGGGCCGCATGAAGGACATGATCATCAGCGGCGGGCAGAACGTCTTCGCCGCCGAGGTGGAGGACGTAATGATCAGCCACGAGGCGGTGCTGGACTGCGCGGTCATCGGACTGCCGGATGAGAAATGGGGCGAGGCGGTGACGGCGGTGATCATCAAGGATCCCAATACCGACGTGTCCGAGGAGGACCTGATCGAGTACGCCCGGAACAAGATCGCCCACTTCAAGGCGCCCAAGCGGATTATTTTTACCGACACCATCCCCAGGACGCCCACCGGCAAGGTAACCAAGTACGTACTGGTTGATCAATATGCGAAGAAAGACTGA
- a CDS encoding PAS domain S-box protein, whose protein sequence is MKDERKTKAELIRELSDLRKRVKALESSSERGSLEPVSADMTRLMLVHTEDAALVTEEGRIIMANEQAVKIFEKDDGELEGRHITSLVHPGDRDIMNILEKSSSHQEQMPDSVVVRADTADGDAHFLEVNIFAQEADGVCRTVFVFTDVTSDIHLKKDRNRFQEQSRLIYNTIPIPTYTWWFDGDTFVLIAGNKSAAESDNERPNDWIGMTIENLTKNQPQIRQDISACYFNDHPVIREVDYFPIGRFMGGRYRVHAIPIPEDLVIMFVEDVTRQKGMESALSEQRERYLRLVESVKAVAFYLDENNSITYISPTIQDLAGYDPDYLIGRAFKELVDPEDVSVFLKEFDQIVNGTRESLEFSLVDEYQKKHTMTATLYPITIGDDQYGVIAGVMTEVGSRSNLTEQLERINRSWRGTFDAIQDLIIVIGNDDEIVRANKAFAYSYNRKPQDIIGQTYTDLLTQTDVPRLLFPKRKHPGTREMTRKEFQEPILGTYFTVTSSPYFTEEGQVIGTVYVFRDISERRKVEKELRNSEEKYRAVVENSLNSIVIIQDGRIVYANPITMFFMGYTFQELQSIDFLDLVHPDDRPAIIQRYSNRMTGKDLPNRLVCRVIRKNGGIYWVESRTVIIEWEGKSATLSVLSNITDRVEADEKRAYEQAIDGMLVGVSQRINRGGELDEIIGDLLAHSGETLKVSRAYLMELNEDREKVQNIHEWCAEGVVPYHKKTEGQSIEELPHLKDVLDNRKTLIIEDNEDTSKLSGDERRISIDSKMSALILVPLILDDIAYGFIAYEVIGGKRVWNMMEQIAVRSISNNITRLMERRRAKKYLTESKDFLEAIILTMSDGLSIVNNRGEYQYINPAMTRITGYTLEEVVGEHPENPHPYWPNDQEEYLIQMFLRTMEGNLDSFEAICLRKDAKRFPVLVSPWWIYDDEGNPKTYCAIVRDITEIKRAEEALRASEKKFRTIFESSRDGIYLTSVEGEVLDANNALGEMLGYSMEELFSTNTVRLYDSRKARERFQRDIEKEGFLIDYTLTLKKKDGTFIDCEESATVIRDGDGNIVGYQGIIRDVTERRKMEERLAQAERLSSMGGMLSGIAHELNNPITSVKGHADLLKKKTADPYAKKKAEIISKESDRCSKIVRGLLTFSRKHKPERRPIDINAIIIDSIGMLKSQLTKQAVVISTDLSDAIPPTVGDGIQLQQVFVNIITNAQDAMKSREEKVLTVKSHLSKGSVVITFSDTGSGIDKRIKKQIFDPFFTTKETGMGTGLGLSIAYGIIHEHGGKIEAENNEAGGAVFTVELPVVRPDTRSAPQVRSYVGTSRHASVLVVEPDEHLRSLLEESLNDAGYRVTTTGDGSEAKKLLKTDSFDTVVSAMKVPGVSGRALYAYLKKHDAATARRMVIITADVISEEAERFLEEMEGRYLAKPFPTEDLLRMLSRVLDS, encoded by the coding sequence ATGAAAGATGAACGAAAGACGAAGGCTGAACTGATCCGAGAGCTGTCTGACCTCAGAAAGCGGGTCAAGGCTCTTGAGTCGTCTTCCGAGAGGGGATCTCTCGAACCCGTTTCTGCAGACATGACCCGTCTGATGCTGGTGCATACCGAGGATGCCGCCCTGGTAACCGAAGAGGGACGCATAATCATGGCCAATGAACAGGCCGTGAAGATCTTCGAGAAAGATGACGGTGAGCTCGAGGGACGACATATCACCTCCCTCGTTCATCCCGGAGATCGGGATATCATGAATATCCTGGAAAAATCCTCAAGTCATCAAGAGCAGATGCCCGACAGCGTTGTCGTTCGTGCGGACACCGCCGACGGGGATGCGCATTTTCTGGAGGTAAACATCTTCGCCCAGGAAGCCGACGGGGTGTGCCGTACCGTATTTGTCTTCACGGATGTCACAAGCGATATCCATCTCAAGAAAGACCGTAACCGTTTCCAGGAGCAATCCCGGCTTATATACAACACCATACCGATTCCCACATACACCTGGTGGTTCGATGGGGACACCTTTGTCCTGATCGCCGGCAATAAATCGGCGGCCGAAAGCGACAACGAACGTCCGAACGACTGGATAGGGATGACAATTGAAAATCTGACCAAGAATCAACCCCAGATACGCCAGGACATCTCAGCCTGTTATTTTAACGACCATCCAGTCATCCGGGAGGTGGACTACTTTCCCATCGGCCGGTTCATGGGGGGAAGGTATCGCGTACACGCCATTCCCATTCCCGAAGATTTGGTTATCATGTTCGTCGAAGATGTGACACGGCAAAAAGGGATGGAAAGCGCCCTATCCGAACAGCGGGAGCGATACCTGAGGCTTGTGGAAAGCGTCAAAGCCGTGGCGTTCTATCTGGATGAAAACAACAGCATCACCTATATCAGTCCCACAATACAGGATCTGGCAGGTTACGATCCGGATTACCTCATCGGCAGGGCGTTCAAGGAACTGGTGGACCCGGAGGATGTTTCCGTCTTTCTTAAGGAATTCGACCAAATAGTAAACGGCACGAGGGAATCCTTGGAATTCTCTCTGGTGGATGAGTATCAGAAAAAACACACCATGACGGCGACACTCTATCCCATTACAATCGGCGACGATCAGTACGGCGTCATCGCCGGCGTCATGACGGAGGTCGGCTCCCGTTCGAATCTCACGGAGCAGCTCGAAAGAATCAACCGATCATGGCGGGGAACCTTTGACGCTATCCAGGATTTAATTATCGTGATTGGAAACGACGACGAAATTGTCCGTGCCAACAAGGCGTTTGCATACTCGTATAATCGTAAACCTCAGGATATCATCGGCCAGACCTATACTGACCTGCTTACCCAGACAGACGTTCCCCGGCTTTTATTCCCCAAGAGAAAACACCCGGGAACCCGGGAAATGACGAGAAAAGAGTTCCAGGAGCCGATCCTTGGCACCTATTTCACCGTTACCTCATCACCCTATTTCACGGAAGAGGGACAGGTGATCGGAACGGTATACGTCTTTCGGGATATTAGCGAACGGAGGAAGGTTGAGAAGGAACTCAGGAATTCGGAAGAAAAATACCGGGCGGTGGTAGAAAATTCGCTCAACTCCATTGTCATCATCCAAGACGGCAGGATTGTGTATGCCAATCCGATAACGATGTTTTTTATGGGGTACACGTTTCAAGAACTCCAGAGCATCGATTTTCTTGACCTCGTTCATCCGGATGACCGACCGGCAATTATCCAGCGATACAGCAATCGTATGACGGGAAAGGATCTGCCGAACCGGTTAGTGTGTCGTGTTATCAGAAAAAACGGCGGCATATATTGGGTGGAAAGCAGAACCGTAATCATCGAATGGGAGGGGAAATCGGCCACACTCTCCGTCCTCAGCAACATCACCGACAGAGTGGAGGCGGACGAGAAGCGGGCCTACGAGCAGGCCATCGACGGGATGCTCGTCGGGGTGTCCCAGCGGATAAACCGGGGGGGGGAGCTGGATGAGATCATCGGCGACCTGCTCGCCCACTCCGGAGAAACCCTCAAAGTATCCCGAGCGTATCTTATGGAGTTGAATGAAGACCGGGAAAAGGTACAGAACATCCATGAGTGGTGCGCCGAGGGCGTAGTCCCTTACCATAAAAAAACGGAAGGCCAGAGTATCGAGGAATTACCTCATCTGAAGGATGTGCTTGACAACCGGAAGACGCTTATCATTGAAGATAACGAGGACACATCAAAACTAAGTGGAGATGAAAGACGGATTTCGATCGATTCAAAGATGAGCGCCCTCATTCTAGTGCCCCTTATCCTGGATGACATCGCCTATGGATTTATCGCCTATGAAGTAATCGGCGGCAAGAGGGTCTGGAACATGATGGAGCAGATCGCCGTCCGAAGCATCTCGAACAACATCACCCGTCTGATGGAGCGGCGTCGAGCCAAGAAATACCTGACTGAAAGCAAGGACTTTCTCGAGGCAATCATATTGACGATGTCCGACGGACTGTCGATAGTAAACAACCGGGGAGAGTACCAGTACATCAACCCGGCCATGACCCGGATAACCGGGTATACATTGGAAGAGGTGGTGGGGGAACACCCGGAGAATCCGCATCCCTACTGGCCCAATGATCAGGAGGAGTACCTCATACAGATGTTTCTGCGTACGATGGAGGGAAATCTGGACAGCTTTGAGGCGATATGTCTCAGAAAGGACGCTAAGCGATTCCCGGTATTGGTCAGCCCCTGGTGGATATATGACGATGAGGGTAATCCGAAGACTTACTGCGCCATCGTTCGGGACATCACGGAGATCAAAAGGGCGGAGGAGGCGCTGAGGGCGTCCGAGAAAAAATTCCGCACGATCTTCGAATCTTCGAGGGACGGCATATACCTGACAAGCGTCGAGGGAGAGGTGCTGGACGCCAATAACGCTCTGGGTGAAATGCTCGGGTATTCCATGGAGGAATTATTCTCAACGAACACCGTGAGACTCTATGATTCACGGAAGGCGAGAGAGAGATTCCAAAGAGATATCGAGAAAGAGGGATTTCTGATCGATTACACGCTGACGTTGAAGAAAAAAGACGGTACGTTCATTGATTGTGAGGAATCGGCCACCGTGATACGTGATGGAGATGGAAATATTGTCGGGTACCAGGGTATTATTCGGGACGTGACCGAAAGACGGAAGATGGAGGAGCGACTGGCCCAGGCGGAGCGTCTTTCGAGCATGGGAGGAATGCTTTCCGGCATCGCCCATGAATTGAACAATCCCATCACCTCAGTAAAGGGCCATGCCGATCTTTTGAAGAAGAAAACCGCCGATCCGTATGCGAAAAAGAAGGCGGAGATTATCAGCAAGGAATCCGATCGGTGCTCAAAGATTGTTCGGGGATTGTTAACATTTTCCCGCAAGCATAAACCGGAACGCAGGCCCATAGACATCAACGCGATCATCATCGATTCCATTGGGATGTTGAAAAGTCAGCTTACGAAGCAGGCCGTCGTAATCTCGACCGATCTTTCGGATGCGATTCCTCCCACCGTAGGCGACGGAATTCAGCTTCAGCAGGTATTCGTCAACATCATCACAAACGCCCAGGACGCGATGAAATCCCGGGAAGAAAAAGTCCTGACGGTGAAATCCCATCTGTCAAAAGGCAGTGTCGTCATAACATTCAGCGATACCGGCTCGGGCATTGACAAACGGATTAAAAAACAAATTTTTGATCCCTTTTTCACCACCAAGGAAACCGGAATGGGAACCGGTCTCGGCCTTTCCATCGCGTATGGTATTATACACGAGCACGGCGGAAAAATAGAGGCCGAGAACAATGAAGCCGGCGGCGCCGTATTTACCGTGGAACTGCCGGTGGTCAGGCCGGATACGAGGTCGGCGCCGCAGGTCAGGTCGTACGTGGGCACGTCCCGGCATGCGTCGGTGCTGGTAGTGGAGCCGGACGAACATTTACGGTCTTTGCTTGAAGAATCCCTGAACGACGCGGGTTATCGCGTGACGACAACGGGTGATGGATCGGAGGCGAAGAAACTCCTCAAAACGGACTCTTTCGATACAGTCGTCAGTGCAATGAAGGTTCCCGGCGTGAGCGGTCGGGCGCTCTATGCGTATCTCAAAAAACATGACGCAGCCACCGCACGGCGTATGGTAATTATCACAGCCGATGTGATCAGCGAGGAGGCGGAGCGGTTTCTGGAGGAAATGGAGGGTCGCTACCTTGCGAAGCCGTTTCCCACCGAGGACCTTCTTAGGATGCTTTCGCGGGTGCTCGATTCATAA
- a CDS encoding DUF2179 domain-containing protein, whose product MFQYVVIPLLIFLARISDVTIGTLRIIYVAKGLKIIASFLGFFEVLIWLIALGQIIQNLTNPINYLAYAGGFATGVFLGVVIEEKLSVGIMQLRIITKKDAARLMKFLKHEGYGITRVNAQGAFGPVDVIYTIVQRKEIPHLIQVIRAYNPNAVYSVEEVKHVSKSPFPNKKGVRKIPFGFFRKGK is encoded by the coding sequence ATGTTCCAGTACGTGGTGATACCGCTGCTCATTTTTCTGGCCCGGATTTCAGACGTGACCATTGGAACGCTTCGCATCATATATGTCGCCAAGGGACTGAAAATCATTGCGAGCTTTCTCGGATTTTTCGAGGTGCTCATCTGGCTGATCGCCCTGGGTCAGATCATACAAAACCTCACGAATCCGATCAATTATCTGGCCTACGCCGGAGGGTTCGCCACGGGGGTTTTCCTGGGGGTGGTTATCGAGGAAAAGCTGTCGGTGGGAATCATGCAGCTTCGCATCATCACCAAAAAGGACGCGGCCCGCCTTATGAAATTTCTCAAGCATGAGGGATATGGCATCACCCGCGTAAACGCCCAGGGTGCCTTCGGTCCGGTGGACGTCATCTATACCATCGTGCAGCGAAAGGAGATCCCCCACCTGATCCAGGTGATACGTGCGTACAATCCCAATGCCGTATACTCTGTGGAGGAGGTCAAACACGTCAGCAAATCCCCCTTCCCGAACAAGAAAGGCGTCCGAAAAATTCCTTTCGGTTTTTTCAGAAAGGGGAAGTAG
- a CDS encoding GDP-mannose 4,6-dehydratase, giving the protein MATIAITGGAGFIGSHLADRLLESGERVVNIDNFNDYYNPAVKRRNIAAAQETPLYTLCEGDIRDRGFVGEVLDAHRPDLVIHLAAMAGVRPSLENPLLYQEVNIIGTNNLLEEMNARNIKKLLCASSSSVYGNCPRIPFSESDPDIHPISPYGVTKLSGEHLCYAYHRLFQMDILCFRFFTVYGPRQRPDMAIHKFTDLIDSGQPIRVFHEGKSSRDYTYIDDIIQGVLGGVEFVMSASAPVFEIFNLGEATRVPLIEMIGHIEAGLNKTANTIMMPAQPGDVQTTYADIEKARRLLGYRPTTPIETGIDRFLAWYRTERRA; this is encoded by the coding sequence ATGGCAACCATAGCAATAACGGGGGGCGCCGGTTTTATCGGCTCTCACCTGGCCGACCGGCTGCTCGAGTCCGGAGAGCGGGTGGTGAACATCGACAACTTCAACGACTACTACAATCCGGCGGTCAAGAGAAGAAACATCGCGGCGGCCCAAGAGACTCCCTTGTATACCCTGTGCGAAGGAGACATCAGAGACCGCGGCTTTGTCGGAGAGGTTCTCGATGCTCACAGGCCGGACCTGGTGATTCACCTTGCCGCCATGGCGGGAGTACGTCCGTCCCTGGAAAATCCGCTCCTCTACCAGGAGGTCAATATCATCGGAACCAACAACCTCCTGGAAGAGATGAACGCCCGGAATATAAAAAAACTGCTTTGCGCCTCGTCCTCATCGGTCTACGGCAACTGCCCCCGGATTCCCTTCTCGGAGAGCGATCCGGATATCCATCCCATCTCCCCCTATGGGGTCACGAAGCTCTCGGGCGAGCATCTCTGCTACGCCTATCACCGACTCTTCCAAATGGATATCCTCTGCTTTCGATTCTTCACCGTCTACGGCCCCCGGCAGCGACCGGACATGGCCATTCATAAGTTCACCGACCTGATCGATTCAGGTCAGCCCATCAGGGTGTTTCACGAGGGAAAGAGCAGCCGGGATTACACCTACATCGATGATATCATCCAAGGCGTTCTGGGCGGTGTCGAGTTCGTCATGAGCGCGTCCGCGCCCGTGTTCGAGATCTTCAACCTGGGCGAGGCCACCCGCGTTCCGCTCATCGAGATGATCGGGCATATTGAGGCCGGCCTCAACAAGACCGCGAACACCATTATGATGCCCGCGCAACCGGGAGACGTGCAGACTACCTACGCGGATATCGAAAAGGCACGGCGTCTTTTAGGATATCGGCCCACAACGCCCATCGAGACCGGCATCGATCGGTTCCTGGCATGGTATCGCACAGAGCGTCGGGCATAA
- a CDS encoding AMP-binding protein has protein sequence MAEKQFWRKSYDPGIDDIDPKTWEISYVDAIRPTFKQFPQKAAMAFMGVEITFAELEAYANRFANMLKEHGIGKGDVVGVNLPNIPEYVIAWLGALKAGCVVSGVSPLLMSEGMQYQLKDSKAKCLVTLDAIFAARLVPIAESLPDLKVVVAASVGGFLPGVKRFLGKLLKKIPSGAVTPLSGKTVYKIEDVIKTGRFSDVDPGITISPDDLAYIQYTGGTTGPPKGAMLTHRNAVSDLLIVQHWLGWVKGKGLALSGFPFFHIAGLFFNENCIYLGWTQVLIPNPRDTKHICNEIKKYRPTSLVNVPSLFQMLIADPMFKEIDHSNLETCISAASPFPEDSQKELEKIVGAGKLLEVYGMSETAPLTTMNPSLGRKKLGSIGLPLINTDIKLLDPATGKEVAVGEPGEICVKGPQVMTGYFNKPEETKLAVDKNGYMHTGDVAIFDEEGYLRIVDRTKDMIIVGGFKVFSVKVEDKIIEHPAVDMIATVGVENPDRPGSEIVKAYIQLVPEYKDKDKKELEAEIIAFAKEKLAAYEVPKVIEFRDELPLTAVGKLDKKVLRREAAGK, from the coding sequence ATGGCAGAAAAGCAGTTTTGGAGGAAGTCCTACGATCCGGGTATAGACGATATCGATCCGAAGACGTGGGAGATTTCCTATGTGGACGCCATCAGGCCGACCTTCAAACAGTTTCCCCAAAAGGCGGCGATGGCGTTTATGGGAGTCGAAATCACCTTCGCAGAATTAGAGGCGTATGCCAATCGCTTCGCGAACATGCTCAAGGAGCACGGCATCGGCAAAGGTGATGTGGTGGGGGTGAATCTTCCCAATATTCCGGAATACGTCATCGCCTGGCTGGGCGCCCTCAAGGCGGGGTGTGTGGTGTCGGGGGTGTCTCCGTTGTTGATGTCGGAAGGCATGCAGTATCAGCTCAAGGATTCCAAGGCCAAGTGTTTGGTGACCCTGGACGCGATTTTTGCGGCCCGACTCGTTCCCATCGCCGAGAGCCTCCCTGACCTGAAGGTGGTGGTCGCCGCCAGCGTGGGTGGGTTTCTGCCCGGCGTCAAGCGGTTTTTGGGAAAACTGCTCAAGAAAATTCCATCGGGCGCGGTGACGCCCCTTTCCGGCAAGACCGTCTACAAAATTGAGGACGTCATCAAGACCGGTCGCTTCTCGGACGTGGATCCGGGAATTACGATAAGCCCGGACGATCTCGCCTACATCCAGTACACCGGCGGCACCACCGGGCCGCCCAAGGGCGCCATGCTCACCCATCGAAACGCCGTGTCGGACCTCTTGATCGTTCAGCACTGGCTGGGCTGGGTGAAGGGCAAGGGACTGGCCCTGTCCGGATTTCCGTTCTTCCATATCGCCGGGCTTTTTTTCAACGAAAACTGCATCTACTTGGGTTGGACTCAGGTGCTGATCCCGAATCCAAGGGACACCAAGCACATCTGCAACGAGATCAAGAAATACCGTCCCACATCGCTGGTCAACGTGCCGTCGCTGTTCCAGATGTTGATCGCCGACCCCATGTTCAAGGAGATCGATCACTCAAACCTGGAGACCTGCATCTCGGCGGCGTCTCCCTTTCCCGAAGACTCCCAGAAGGAGTTGGAAAAAATCGTGGGCGCAGGCAAACTCCTTGAGGTGTACGGCATGAGCGAGACGGCGCCCCTGACGACCATGAATCCGTCTCTGGGAAGGAAAAAGCTCGGCTCTATCGGGCTGCCGCTGATCAACACTGATATCAAGCTGCTCGATCCTGCCACCGGCAAGGAGGTTGCCGTCGGCGAGCCGGGGGAAATCTGCGTGAAGGGTCCCCAGGTGATGACCGGCTATTTCAACAAGCCCGAAGAGACGAAGCTGGCTGTTGATAAAAACGGGTACATGCACACGGGTGATGTGGCGATATTCGACGAGGAGGGGTATCTCAGAATCGTCGACCGTACAAAGGACATGATCATCGTCGGCGGCTTCAAGGTGTTTTCGGTGAAGGTGGAGGATAAAATAATCGAGCATCCCGCCGTCGATATGATCGCCACGGTGGGTGTCGAAAATCCGGATCGTCCCGGCTCGGAGATCGTCAAGGCCTATATCCAGCTTGTCCCGGAATACAAAGACAAAGACAAAAAAGAGCTGGAGGCGGAGATTATCGCTTTTGCAAAGGAGAAGCTTGCGGCCTACGAGGTGCCCAAGGTCATCGAGTTTCGAGACGAGCTGCCGCTGACGGCGGTGGGAAAACTGGATAAAAAGGTGCTTCGCAGGGAGGCGGCCGGGAAGTAA